Below is a genomic region from Brassica rapa cultivar Chiifu-401-42 chromosome A08, CAAS_Brap_v3.01, whole genome shotgun sequence.
ACAGGCTATATTGGACCGAATTTGATTGGTTGCTTACTACTTTATATGGAACAATTTTGAACACTCTCGAGTCTCGAGTACCAATAGAATTACAAAAGTCAAAAGAgtgagaaaattttatttaaactctTCAAATGGCTCGTGTACTTATCTCTTTTGAAGGCaaggaaacatcaaaatttCCCAAGTGTTGTAGTGTTTTCTCAAGGAAGGTCCCAATATAAACGAGTTACCAGAGAACGGTGTAAGGCCAACACACAAAAACAATGCTTAGGGACCATTTTCTTGATCATCCGTCTCGTCAAGAATCACGTATTTTCCAGTTTGACTTGGCGCTTGTAGCTTCTTCTCATCTTCTGTTTTGTTCCCCTTTTGTAGTTTCTCATATCTGATAACACAtcaaagcatatatatataccatttttcaaaatatacaataTGAGATACTATTCATTTATATCAACAGATCAGATGTTTAATTAAAGAAGTTATTCAAAGTTCCTTACtccagaaggagaagaagagttaCTTACTTGTACCAGTTGAACAAACTGACACCAACCATGATAATCATCAGACCAAAGCCTTTCAGCCACGTAAATTCGTCGTGGAAATAAAACACAGCAACCTGTACACACCGAGTAGAATAACAATGATTTTCCATCTCTAACTTGATTCAGCATTCATCAAGTATTCAACAGTGGCATCGATACAACAGAAACTAGAGTTCTCTATCATCGGTCTCTCTTTTGTAAACAAGTTCTATTGACCTATAACAATATCACAAGGCTAGACATAAACTCATAAGATATGAGTTCATTTGACAAATACAGTCTATTTATATCCATTTGACAACTTAAGATGTGAGAATCTTTGTCTTGAACATCACAGCATGGTTTCAATCAGATACAGTTCGGACTTTCTTTCTAAAGAATAGAACCAATTCAGAACTTACAATCTAAGCTTCATCAGTTAGATCATCCCTACGAAAAAACTCAATGTCGCCTAATCTTACTAACAAACATAATCAGAAAAAGGTAAGAAATGTAACAAATACCACTATGGTGACGGCCTCTTTAACGACCCCAGCTATTGTGACGGTTACAGCACTGGTCACCGAAACAAGAATATACTCTGTTAAAACCTGAAGCAAAATACTAACTAGTGAGCAAAAGCTAACATGTTCATTCTTAAATAACTATAAGTTGTTAGCAAATGCTTTACCATGCAAAAAGCCAATGCTCCCCCAAAAAGCATCAAGAAACAAGTTCGAGTAAAATGCGCTCCACTATCAAAGTATATATTGTCTCTAAATTCACTCCATGGATccagaaggagagagagaagacCAGTCACTATAGCCATCACTGGTGCCACGTAACTCATAAATGTGAAGGGATTTTTCAGGCCTAGATAAACAGAAAAAAGTATAGATCAGTTCATGAATTGTGAGttataagaaattaaaaacCAAGACAAGAAAACCCCAAGAGCAGAACTCACCGTAGGTTTCTTTCTATACATCATGTTGTCATCAGGATGCACCAAAAAATATTGGAAGACAATAACCAACGGTTAATACAAAAGATCCGATAATAAGAAAGCGATTTGAATAACATACCTGCAAAAGAACTTGGGTCATACACCAGCGGAAACCAGACATGACAGCAGCGAGCATGACAAAAACGAAACCCCAAAACTCAAATTCTGTCTCCTTTGCAACTGGATACAAAAGAATACAAGTTAACAGTTTCGttagaaaaattaaaacttaGACATGTAGATAGATGGATGTTTAGCAAACATGAAGGAAAAATGGTTAAGGTTGAACGCCTGAAGAAAGCATCATAAATGTATGGAGAAAAACATACCTGATAACAGCACTCCTGCTGAGATAACTGAAATAATACCAAAAAGCTTCAGGCTTGGAGACTCCAACCTTACAACAGAAACTGTGTCAGAACTAacacaacaaacaaaaatgatTGCATTTCTCCATAATGAAAATGGAGCAAAAATTCAGTGTgatgtttgaaaaaaaaatatctgtaATAGAAGAGAATAATGTAAGCGAAAGTAGTAGTAGGTTTTAACAAAAGCTATAGAGTCTaccattgaaaaaaaaaatgaagtacaGACCTTCAAGCATGGTTTAAATatcaagataaaaaaatagttatagaGAAAGCACCTGAAGGCAAAAGCAAACAGAAGAAGAAATATTGGGGCTGCAGATTTGCACTGCAAATGACAAATAATGTGAATACATTAGACAAGTCTCACCTTCTATCACCCACAAATTCCTAACAAGTTCTAAAGACCTCTACCATATCAAATTAAACAACTAACCATTGTTGCAAACGTAACTGATATGAAGACCAGTGACTCATTACTTAGATTTATATCCAAAGCAGTTGCAAGTGCTGTTGGTACAACTGTGAAAGGAAAGTACATGTGGGTCATCAGTTCACAGAAATTCAATATAATCAACTTATAGaactgaaacaaaaagaaaactaaatccACAGAAAGTACTCAATACTGAGAAATCACATAGGTCATAATGGATAAGGTAATGCTCATTAGCAGTTTTAGTTGGTTTACCTCTAACGAAATAGTCTCTCCATGATATGGCATTATCAGGTTGAAATCTTCCGGACCAATACCAAGTTACCATCTTTGATAAAACCGCTTGAATAGAAAAGTGAATGGTATTCATTAACAAGGGAGCAGGAAATTTCCCCAAATCATCTCCTAAGAGAGTTTTGTTGTACCTAGAAAAAACAAGCAaacaaatttaaatgatagatgtaaggaaacaaaaacaagaaaaggaGAAAGGATAGTCGGAAAGACATACTTACAGAGTCAAAAACGTGCTGAAAGTGTACCATACAAGTATAAAGAAGAGTGTTTTTAGAATGTCAGCGGGAGAGATAGCCTCTGTTGAAGCTTTAGGCAACGTTTCGAGGTTATCACCGGAACTATAACCAACATCAAAACTGCTCGGGTGGTTTGTATCCTTCCTGGATTCATTCTCAATATCAAACGGCTCTGAAACCTGTTCTCTGTCTACATCTCCTAGACTGGACATAGCTTCTACAGTGCTACTACCGCGTAGCTGTACTCTTTGCTCCATCAATATTCTAAACTCAATACCCAACCTTTTTGGCTTCTCATTCACAGAGCATGCAATCTAGTACACAAAGCCTTTATTCACCCAACAGGGACGTGGAAAAAATTATCTTTGAGCCAGTGGGGGACTCACTATATACAGATATGTTCAAATGATACAGTCTTCAACTCTCTCTATATATCCCAGCAGCTGAACTGGATTCAATGAAGGTAGGAACCTCACTTTTTGTTGAATATGCAATGGAATCACTTGACGTTTGACCTGAAATCACAAACAGAAGCTTAAGCCAATCAATATCTATGTGAGAAGGAGAGCAAAGAACGCAATCACAAGAGCCACATTACAATCAAGGCAAGCTCCTAATACGCTGATGcaaagattctttttttttttttgatgcaaAGATTCAAACACAGAATCTTCCAAAACCAAACGaaaagacatgtttttttttattcttagattagaagcaaaagaaaatttgaataCTTTGGCATCAATAAGGGGACAAATAACGAAACTTAACAGGCTGCTTCAAGTACAGACTAATATTAAGCAATAACAAAGATAAAGAAAGCCACGTCACTAGAACCTAGAACGAATCTGAGTTTCGATTCAGCTCTCAAGGAAAATTAAACTCTGGTCAGTTCCTAAATGATTCCGAGCTCAAAAAAAAGTCTAGGCATTGACGAAAAGAGAAACTTCTCTCAATCTGGATCGGGAGGGAGCTCAAAAATTCACAGATTTGAAGAGAAATCAAATCTAGCATAGAGGATGAAACTGGGAAGAGAGACCTACGAGAAGAAATGAGCGTGTTGGATCTGATCGAAGCGTGGGAGCTGCTGGGAACTTTGTGTGTTCAAacttttgatttggttttgatGTTTTGAGTCGCAACCGATGGTTGTTGGAGTTTGGTGTAGTTTTACGAAAACAATTACCGATCCGACACTCGTTGTTCTCCGACAATGCAACTTGCGTTACCTATTGCACAAGATAATACTTATTTTATTCTAACAAGCAACTTTATAGTACTACTATTTTTAATGCACCTTCCAAAACTAATTTAAAGGCTCCGAATcgtgactgcggtttgagcggtgcggaacaagtggttcaactgcggtgcgattctaacagttataaaaatttatagatatataatatatgtagagatttttgttactgttaactacAGGGCGGTGTGTCGAACCCAAAGTTTCAAAATGTTGAATCTTTAACAATTATCTGGGGAAAGTCTCAATAACGTGTCATGGTAACATCCACATCTTGCTTtgctaagaaaaaaaacaattcatttGTACTATGATCATTTTTTCTACGATACATAAATGACACACGACAACAAATCGTCCCTGTACGTATACGAAATGAAGAGAGATCCATAACATTGGTTGATTAATATTTGGGGAAAGTTACCGGtaagatatttttaatttatttctcaAAAACGGGTCGTTGTCTTTAATGTATGTCTAATCTAATCAAATCCAACCCCACAGGCCCATCAAACCAATCCACACAGGCCCACCACTTTGAGAAGATATTTTTTGAATAACGCGCGCAAAGTTAAAGCCAcacattttttatttctttctcatCCTTTTGTTCTCTCTAGACTCTAGCCTTTCACTCAGCTCATCCCTCCCCACAGATCAAATTAATCAGAGTTAGAGAGAGATATGGAGCTCGATTCCATCACCGCTAAGCGCAGACTCGCTACCGTCGCCGCTCACTTCCCCAACGATCCTGTCTCCACCGCATCCCTTGTCCCCTTGGTAAGAATAATCTCTTGTCAACGATATGTTCTGATGATAGTAGCTTGCTTTGTCTTACTCGATTCACTCAtcaatttttcttcttctttttttcacgAACTAATGGCTGCTTTGCCGATATGTTTTCTTTGATCTACCTCAGCTAGTTTGGTTTcgttgtttcatttttttctggTTATTAATTCTCTTTTCATTTGTGATGCTTCAGAATTGTAGTAGCAGTTTGAACTCTGTCATCAGTAGATGTGACAGCAAACTCCCTTTTGCTCGGCAAGCATCTTCTGAACAAGGCTTCTTTATGAGGCAGGCTTCCACCGACGAGGTACCACAACTTCCCCTTCTTATCTCTGAAGCTGAGATGATGCACAAATAGTTTTGCTCACTCGTTTCTATTACCTTCGTTCAGTTTACACCTCACACTGGCGGCACCACTTTGAAGAACTCTGTCATTAGAAGATGTGACAGCAGACTCTATTTTGCTCGGCAAGCATCTTCTGCACAGGGTCTTTTCATGAGGCAGGCTTCCACTGATGAGGTACATTAAAAGTCCTTTCTAGTTTCTATTaaagaaaattgttattcaattttcttttcatttgcaGAGGACCATACCACAGGACGCTGCATCTACCAAGTCCTTTGCGATTCCTTCTTCTACAGAACTACCTTTGCTTTCCAGACCTGAGTACGCCCCACCACAGTTTTCCAAAGCCGCCGCAAAAGATGAGTTCTTTGTTTTGTCTGATTTGCCAAAGGAAAACTTGGATAAGCCTTATAACCCTGACCTTCCCAAGTTAGCCAATCCAGGTACACATACTAATAAATAAAGGATACCTGATAAACTTACTTTTTATCCTATAATCTGATACATTCTCTATAGAAGTCAATGTTTTCTTAGACTGCATACAAAcaattgttattatatttaataactAGTAAAAGTGTTTTAGCGTCAACTTGGATATGTTTTCTTAGACTACATACACATATGCTTGTTTTCTTGTTGCAGGGACTGTTTGGTCTCCGAGATCAAATGTTGCAGAATATGAACATAACTATGTTGTGGCAATTGAGCTACCGGGAGCCAGTATCAATGATATAAGAGTGGAGGTCGACAACTTAAAGTAACCATTACTACCTCATTACTCAAACACTTGTTGTATGCATTATGTAACTAAGATACTTACCCGTGCTACCACTGCAGCTTGACTGTGACAGGGAGACGCACAGCTGTCTGTCAAAAAGTTGATGCAGGCACCAATGGTTCAATCTGTGGGTATCAGAAGCAAGGAATACTACAAGGACCATTCAAAGTTTCCTGGCCACTTCCCATCAATGTGAACAAGGATAACGTTTCTGCTGAGTTTATGTAAGTAGAAACTATACTTCTCTACAACTCAACATTATGATTAttggttttaacttttaactagtGGACACACCTAACACAGTAGTGGTTTTAGATTCCCATTTTAAACTCTTAGTACAAGTCTATAGGTTATATATAAGCTATCAAGTTTCATACAGAGCACTAATACCAAATATATTATTGCATGTGGAGCAGGGATGGGCTTCTGAGAGTAGTGATTCCAAAGCTTTGAGGCTCATCGTTCTGGAACCATATACGTTTACTGTAAACAATGTGTATAATATATGCTGTTTGTGTGGAAGAAGGGAAAGAAAAAAGCAATAATTGATGAGAGATATGTAAAATAGTTTGGTCTTTATTTATCAAAGATTGCAGCATGCATGCTCAGTTGATAAAGAGTAAGCCATGTAAACAatccataaatataaaaaataaataaacgtTGGTTTGAACATAAGGGATTTGTTCTTGGATCACCCGGGCATGTTTTATATTTCAACTAAAGGGAAAATACACACTGTCTTTCTCCGAGAGGCTTATGAGAGAGGACGTTTGATAGATCCGAGTCCAGTCTACGAGGCAAGGAGGAAGCTTCTTGATCGTGTCCTCCTGTGTCGCCATGCTGCTTTATGAGATTCTAGGGACACAAATATGTCTGAAGAAGAATGAAATTGTGTGTTCTTGGTCCTTTTTAGCTTAAGATATGTTATTGTCCGTATGCTTATCACATCCGTTGAAGTCCATGTACCATTTTTTTTAGAGATGAGATCACCAAGAATCCAACAATCTTGAACCTCGTTGAAGAATAACAATACACGATAAGCTCTCTGTCTCTGTGGTGTTTTGTATGACTTGTCCCGACCACAGAGACAGCTTTGACTAGCGAAGTTTGattcatttttgtatttatgTCACAGGAGGTTAGAAACTATCCAAACTCAATACATAGTCTTTGGGATTTTGGCTTGTTGCTAAATGATGCATGTGGCCTTCCTTGTGCTACTaaaactctttttctttttggttattatatctgtttttgatttttaatgaaaattatatctCTAAGATCCATATTATTCTTAAACCTTTTTATACTAATGTCACAGTCTTGAATACCTCCGTTTTTCAATATAAGtcattttagagaaatttttttgtttcaaattatatgtcgttttcgagtttttatgtaacatttattaataattaatgttgtttgACCTATGATAATatctcttctatttttctattggttaaattgtggttaggtaaataattagtgatgtttttgttttgaaaatataagaaattaatgattttcttaatccaTGTGGGTAGgtttaaaacgacttatattaaaaaacggaatGAGTACTTTTGTAATGATGGTGACAAAAacgaattgttttttttttgtgtgtgtaaaaggttggaaaaatcaaaatgaaactAGCCACTGAGATAAAGACACGTAAGATGTTCGAAAACCACATCTattatcttcaaaaaaaatcaaagtcttTATTAGTTCTCTTCTCCTAACAAGTAAAATAATCTTTCACATCAGCTTCTTCTCCGTCTGTCAAATTTCCACAGCAGGTGTGACTCTCTTCACCCATCCTTGTAATCGCATACAATTTACTGTCTGGATTATGTTTAGCTAGTTCGATCTTGTAGATTcgagtttttgtttttctttttttcgtaATTTAACTAGAGGGAATATCAATTCGAATTTGGAGGGATGGTGAGATCCTAAGCGTTACATGAACATTAATGGTACACTCAGTAGATATTttgatagatttttatttatgcaCTATAGAAAGGTTTCAATCTCTGTTCCTCTAATCATGTTGATTATAATGTTCAATTCAATCATGTTAATTGTGTCTAAACAGTTCAGTGTtcttgtttaatttattatgtATAGTGCAAATGGCTACTTCATCGGCTTGTCTTATCGGGAACGGACTATCTCTCCACGCAACCAAACAAAGGTCTAAACAGTTTAGACTCTCCTCAACGTCTGCTTCAGTTAATAAGACATCTAAACTCACCGTTGTGAAGGCTTCTTTAGATGTGAACAAACATGAAGCACGTAGAGGCTTCTTCAAGCTCTTACTCGGAAACGCTGCTGCAGCTGGAGTGAGCTTGCTTAGAACTGGTAAAGCAAATGCAGCAGATGAACAAGAGGTCTCTTCGTCAAGGATGTCTTACTCCAGGTTCCTAGAGTATTTAGACAAAGGGAGAGTTAACAAAGTAGACTTGTACGAGAACGGGACGATAGCTATTGTGGAGGCTGTTTCTCCTGAGCTGGGTAACAGGATCCAGCGCGTACGCGTGCAGCTACCGGGGCTGAGCCAGGAGCTTCTCCAGAAGCTCCGGGCTAAGAATATCGATTTCGCGGCACATAATGCTCAGGAAGACCAAGGCTCTCCGTTGCTCAACTTGATTGGGAACCTCGCTTTCCCTGTGATCCTCATTGGCGGTTTGTTTCTTCTCTCGAGACGGTCCTCTGGTGGTGGGATGGGTGGTGGGCCTGGCGGTGGGCCTGGCTTCCCGCTTCAGATCGGTCAGTCCAAAGCCAAGTTCCAGATGGAGCCAAACACTGGTGTAACCTTTGATGATGTTGCTGGAGTCGATGAAGCCAAGCAAGACTTCATGGAAGTGGTGGAGTTTCTCAAGAAGCCTGAGAGGTTCACTGCGGTCGGTGCTCGGATCCCCAAAGGTGTTCTTCTCGTTGGTCCTCCTGGGACTGGTAAAACGCTCTTGGCCAAAGCCATTGCTGGTGAGGCCGGTGTGCCTTTCTTCTCCATCTCGGGGTCTGAGTTTGTTGAGATGTTTGTTGGTGTTGGGGCCTCGAGGGTGCGTGATCTTTTCAAGAAGGCTAAGGAGAATGCTCCGTGTATTGTCTTTGTGGACGAGATTGATGCTGTTGGTAGGCAGAGAGGGACAGGGATTGGTGGAGGGAATGATGAAAGAGAGCAGACATTGAATCAGCTCTTGACTGAGATGGATGGGTTTGAGGGTAACACTGGTGTTATTGTTGTTGCTGCTACTAATAGAGCTGATATTCTTGACTCCGCCTTGCTGAGACCAGGGCGTTTTGACCGGCAGGTATATATAATAATGCTGCTGGTTCCTTACATGCGGACTGGGAGCCATAGACAATTTAGTAaagattttaatatatatttttatgctaTGTAATTTTCGTCAAAAAATGTTGGCCAATGTTTCATTCGGTTTTGCCAGGACCGGCCCTGAACTAACTTAATGTGTGTTGTGGTTCAATGCAGGTGTCTGTTGATGTTCCAGACGTCAAGGGAAGAACAGATATACTCAAGGTTCACTCAGGgaacaagaaatttgagaatgGTGTTTCACTTGAAGTGATAGCCATGAGAACGCCTGGATTTAGCGGAGCTGATCTTGCAAACCTCTTGAACGAGGCGGCCATATTGGCTGGACGACGTGGGAAGACAGCGATATCATCGAAAGAGATTGATGACTCGATTGATAGGATTGTAGCTGGGATGGAAGGAACAGTCATGACAGATGGGAAGAGCAAAAGTTTGGTTGCTTACCATGAAGTTGGACATGCTGTCTGTGGGTAAGTCAGAATCAGATTtagaaacttgtgtgtgtgtctgtgtgttatCTAGAGTTCATTCTTTTTTGGTTCTTGCAGAACATTGACTCCAGGGCATG
It encodes:
- the LOC103836473 gene encoding probable sugar phosphate/phosphate translocator At1g06470 — protein: MEQRVQLRGSSTVEAMSSLGDVDREQVSEPFDIENESRKDTNHPSSFDVGYSSGDNLETLPKASTEAISPADILKTLFFILVWYTFSTFLTLYNKTLLGDDLGKFPAPLLMNTIHFSIQAVLSKMVTWYWSGRFQPDNAISWRDYFVRVVPTALATALDINLSNESLVFISVTFATMCKSAAPIFLLLFAFAFRLESPSLKLFGIISVISAGVLLSVAKETEFEFWGFVFVMLAAVMSGFRWCMTQVLLQKETYGLKNPFTFMSYVAPVMAIVTGLLSLLLDPWSEFRDNIYFDSGAHFTRTCFLMLFGGALAFCMVLTEYILVSVTSAVTVTIAGVVKEAVTIVVAVFYFHDEFTWLKGFGLMIIMVGVSLFNWYKYEKLQKGNKTEDEKKLQAPSQTGKYVILDETDDQENGP
- the LOC103836478 gene encoding ATP-dependent zinc metalloprotease FTSH 8, chloroplastic isoform X2 — its product is MATSSACLIGNGLSLHATKQRSKQFRLSSTSASVNKTSKLTVVKASLDVNKHEARRGFFKLLLGNAAAAGVSLLRTGKANAADEQEVSSSRMSYSRFLEYLDKGRVNKVDLYENGTIAIVEAVSPELGNRIQRVRVQLPGLSQELLQKLRAKNIDFAAHNAQEDQGSPLLNLIGNLAFPVILIGGLFLLSRRSSGGGMGGGPGGGPGFPLQIGQSKAKFQMEPNTGVTFDDVAGVDEAKQDFMEVVEFLKKPERFTAVGARIPKGVLLVGPPGTGKTLLAKAIAGEAGVPFFSISGSEFVEMFVGVGASRVRDLFKKAKENAPCIVFVDEIDAVGRQRGTGIGGGNDEREQTLNQLLTEMDGFEGNTGVIVVAATNRADILDSALLRPGRFDRQVSVDVPDVKGRTDILKVHSGNKKFENGVSLEVIAMRTPGFSGADLANLLNEAAILAGRRGKTAISSKEIDDSIDRIVAGMEGTVMTDGKSKSLVAYHEVGHAVCGTLTPGHDAVQKVTLIPRGQARGLTWFIPSDDPTLISKQQLFARIVGGLGGRAAEEVIFGEPEVTTGAVGDLQQITGLAKQMVTTFGMSEIGPWSLMDSSAQSDVIMRMMARNSMSEKLANDIDSAVKTLSDRAYEIALGHIRNNREAMDKIVEVLIEKETMSGDEFRAILSEFTEIPPENRVASSSTSTTPTPAPV
- the LOC103836478 gene encoding ATP-dependent zinc metalloprotease FTSH 8, chloroplastic isoform X1, translating into MNINVQMATSSACLIGNGLSLHATKQRSKQFRLSSTSASVNKTSKLTVVKASLDVNKHEARRGFFKLLLGNAAAAGVSLLRTGKANAADEQEVSSSRMSYSRFLEYLDKGRVNKVDLYENGTIAIVEAVSPELGNRIQRVRVQLPGLSQELLQKLRAKNIDFAAHNAQEDQGSPLLNLIGNLAFPVILIGGLFLLSRRSSGGGMGGGPGGGPGFPLQIGQSKAKFQMEPNTGVTFDDVAGVDEAKQDFMEVVEFLKKPERFTAVGARIPKGVLLVGPPGTGKTLLAKAIAGEAGVPFFSISGSEFVEMFVGVGASRVRDLFKKAKENAPCIVFVDEIDAVGRQRGTGIGGGNDEREQTLNQLLTEMDGFEGNTGVIVVAATNRADILDSALLRPGRFDRQVSVDVPDVKGRTDILKVHSGNKKFENGVSLEVIAMRTPGFSGADLANLLNEAAILAGRRGKTAISSKEIDDSIDRIVAGMEGTVMTDGKSKSLVAYHEVGHAVCGTLTPGHDAVQKVTLIPRGQARGLTWFIPSDDPTLISKQQLFARIVGGLGGRAAEEVIFGEPEVTTGAVGDLQQITGLAKQMVTTFGMSEIGPWSLMDSSAQSDVIMRMMARNSMSEKLANDIDSAVKTLSDRAYEIALGHIRNNREAMDKIVEVLIEKETMSGDEFRAILSEFTEIPPENRVASSSTSTTPTPAPV
- the LOC103836477 gene encoding uncharacterized protein LOC103836477, encoding MELDSITAKRRLATVAAHFPNDPVSTASLVPLNCSSSLNSVISRCDSKLPFARQASSEQGFFMRQASTDEFTPHTGGTTLKNSVIRRCDSRLYFARQASSAQGLFMRQASTDERTIPQDAASTKSFAIPSSTELPLLSRPEYAPPQFSKAAAKDEFFVLSDLPKENLDKPYNPDLPKLANPGTVWSPRSNVAEYEHNYVVAIELPGASINDIRVEVDNLNLTVTGRRTAVCQKVDAGTNGSICGYQKQGILQGPFKVSWPLPINVNKDNVSAEFMDGLLRVVIPKL